A single Nomia melanderi isolate GNS246 chromosome 13, iyNomMela1, whole genome shotgun sequence DNA region contains:
- the LOC116423996 gene encoding tubulin alpha-2/alpha-4 chain, giving the protein MEQSGEVITIFIGQAGAQLAMSCWELFCLEHGLLPNGCFCPGYYPQDTSIRAFFSQLNERKLTPRTIIIDLEPTVIDEIRTGPYRGFFNPQSLISGKEDASNNFAAGYYSVGREMIDLAVHRVCRTWEQCSKPTGFMVFRSLNGGTGGGFGNLLLERLTSDFPKHVTVDFAICPAPNISNIIVEPYNAVFAAHGSMDHVDCSFLTDNEALYDICKRNLDLEDATYTNLNRILAQVVSSITASMRFEGSVNVTLEELQTNLIPFPRIHYCLATYAPLISPKRAFHAEITTQQITYDCFEPSNQMMKCDPSTGAYTSCCLLYRGDVGPNDVNKAIASLKGKKSIQFVGWSPTGFKVGINYQPTTSVPGGDLASSRRTVSMLSNNTAVRQMWTALVNKFDMMYEKKAFVHHYISEGMEESLFQEARDNIETLINDYKEVEK; this is encoded by the exons ATGGAACAATCGGGTGAAGTAATAACGATTTTCATAGGACAGGCTGGAGCGCAACTAGCGATGTCCTGTTGGGAACTGTTCTGCCTGGAACACGGCTTATTGCCCAATGGCTGCTTTTGTCCTGGCTATTATCCGCAGGACACATCGATTCGTGCGTTTTTCTCGCAGTTGAAC GAAAGAAAACTGACTCCTCGTACGATAATCATTGATTTAGAGCCCACAGTGATCGATGAGATCAGAACTGGCCCTTACAGGGGATTCTTCAATCCTCAATCCTTGATTTCCGGGAAAGAAGATGCGTCTAACAATTTTGCGGCAGGATATTATTCGGTTGGTCGCGAGATGATCGACTTAGCGGTGCATCGTGTTTGCAGAACATGGGAACAATGCTCTAAACCAACTGGTTTCATGGTTTTCAG GTCGCTAAATGGAGGTACTGGTGGAGGGTTCGGTAATCTATTGCTAGAACGACTGACATCAGACTTCCCGAAACATGTCACCGTAGATTTTGCCATTTGCCCGGCtccgaatatttctaatatcattgtAGAGCCGTACAACGCAGTTTTTGCTGCACATGGCAGCATGGACCACGTGGATTGCAGCTTTCTCACTGATAACGAGGCCCTTTACGATATCTGCAAAAG GAACTTGGACTTGGAAGATGCAACTTACACGAACCTGAACAGAATCTTAGCTCAAGTGGTCTCTAGCATTACAGCTTCGATGAGGTTCGAAGGATCGGTGAACGTGACCCTGGAAGAGCTGCAGACCAACCTGATACCATTCCCCAGGATTCATTACTGTTTAGCAACCTATGCTCCGTTGATCAGCCCTAAAAGAGCCTTCCACGCGGAGATCACGACACAACAGATCACTTACGACTGCTTCGAGCCTTCGAATCAA ATGATGAAATGCGACCCAAGTACCGGTGCCTATACGAGCTGTTGCCTGCTCTACCGTGGCGACGTGGGTCCCAATGACGTCAACAAAGCTATCGCTTCGTTAAAAGGGAAAAAATCCATTCAGTTTGTCGGATGGAGTCCTACAGGGTTCAAG GTAGGGATCAACTACCAGCCTACAACATCGGTCCCTGGCGGTGATTTAGCAAGCTCCAGACGAACAGTTTCGATGCTCAGCAACAATACTGCTGTTCGACAAATGTGGACTGCACTTGTGAATAAATTCGACATGATGTACGAGAAAAAAGCATTCGTGCATCACTATATAAGTGAGGGGATGGAGGAAAGTCTTTTTCAGGAGGCTAGGGACAACATAGAAACCTTAATCAACGATTACAAGGAGGTCGAGAAATGA
- the LOC116423994 gene encoding nuclear receptor-binding factor 2 isoform X2, giving the protein METSILNAAHERQRRAEALLQEGRYEEAAKCHEIVASLLEEAHSRLESNYVHLKTSSLSSQAPPTVINSFNSVITLESLVLQRDYHKRQAAVVRMKQAQYEEYKATLENQQREILNKQATKQLEKETSEVPADKFDLSLRKAIYKTIEEQDSLLTLISIPDNKDMAFKYPKDTGTVIEELKTVNCQLRCLVGSLLSQLEAKEEEVLCSCNRAHPISACENL; this is encoded by the exons ATGGAGACTTCAATCTTGAACGCG gCACACGAAAGACAAAGGAGAGCCGAAGCATTATTGCAAGAAGGAAGATACGAGGAAGCAGCAAAGTGCCATGAAATAGTGGCTAGTCTCTTAGAGGAAGCACACTCTAGACTCGAATCCAACTATGTTCATTTGAAGACCTCTAGCTTATCTAGTCAAGCTCCTCCGACTGTGATTAACTCTTTCAATTCAGTGATCACTTTAGAATCTCTTGTCCTTCAACGGGACTATCACAAAAGGCAGGCTGCTGTAGTTAG AATGAAGCAAGCACAATATGAGGAATATAAAGCTACCCTGGAAAATCAGCAGAGAGAAATTCTCAATAAACAAGCAACCAAACAACTGGAAAAAGAGACGAGCGAAGTACCTGCTGACAAATTTGATTTGTCTTTGCGTAAAGCCATATACAAGACCATCGAAGAGCAAGATAGTCTCTTAACTCTGATCTCGATACCAGACAACAAAGATATGGCATTTAAATATCCGAAAGACACTGGTACTGTTATCGAGGAGCTGAAAACAGTTAATTGCCAATTACGTTGTTTGGTTGGCAGCTTGTTGAGCCAGTTGGAGGCCAAGGAGGAGGAG GTACTATGTAGCTGTAACCGTGCACACCCCATTTCCGCGTGCGAAAACCTGTAA
- the LOC116423994 gene encoding nuclear receptor-binding factor 2 isoform X1 — translation METSILNAAHERQRRAEALLQEGRYEEAAKCHEIVASLLEEAHSRLESNYVHLKTSSLSSQAPPTVINSFNSVITLESLVLQRDYHKRQAAVVRMKQAQYEEYKATLENQQREILNKQATKQLEKETSEVPADKFDLSLRKAIYKTIEEQDSLLTLISIPDNKDMAFKYPKDTGTVIEELKTVNCQLRCLVGSLLSQLEAKEEEVRQLTEQLHAVTVNPNDDARLDNPHSLRLAPLPPLTPLEMPLFDFTST, via the exons ATGGAGACTTCAATCTTGAACGCG gCACACGAAAGACAAAGGAGAGCCGAAGCATTATTGCAAGAAGGAAGATACGAGGAAGCAGCAAAGTGCCATGAAATAGTGGCTAGTCTCTTAGAGGAAGCACACTCTAGACTCGAATCCAACTATGTTCATTTGAAGACCTCTAGCTTATCTAGTCAAGCTCCTCCGACTGTGATTAACTCTTTCAATTCAGTGATCACTTTAGAATCTCTTGTCCTTCAACGGGACTATCACAAAAGGCAGGCTGCTGTAGTTAG AATGAAGCAAGCACAATATGAGGAATATAAAGCTACCCTGGAAAATCAGCAGAGAGAAATTCTCAATAAACAAGCAACCAAACAACTGGAAAAAGAGACGAGCGAAGTACCTGCTGACAAATTTGATTTGTCTTTGCGTAAAGCCATATACAAGACCATCGAAGAGCAAGATAGTCTCTTAACTCTGATCTCGATACCAGACAACAAAGATATGGCATTTAAATATCCGAAAGACACTGGTACTGTTATCGAGGAGCTGAAAACAGTTAATTGCCAATTACGTTGTTTGGTTGGCAGCTTGTTGAGCCAGTTGGAGGCCAAGGAGGAGGAGGTACGTCAGCTGACAGAGCAACTTCACGCAGTGACCGTTAATCCAAACGACGACGCCAGATTAGATAATCCTCATTCTCTGCGTCTCGCGCCTTTGCCGCCTTTAACTCCACTCGAGATGCCCCTTTTCGACTTCACGTCCACGTAA